The nucleotide window TCTTTTCCACTCTGAGTCCCTGCTGGAATTTTTATTTTTTCCTCTCCATATACAGTTTTTATAGAAACTTCATCTCCTAAAATCGCCTGAAGTACGTGAATGGAGACAGTACTTAAAATATTATCTCCTTCTCTCACAAAATCACGCGATTCTGCGACTGAGACAGCCACGAGAAGATCTCCATCATGAGCTCCCCTCTCCCCCGCTTCTCCCTTTTGAGAGAGCCTTAAAAGGGCTCCATCATATACTCCTCTAGGAATATTGACTTTCAGCGTTCTTTTTTCCCAAATTCTTCCCGCCCCACTACATTTGGAACATGGTTTTTCAGGGATGCGCCCTTCTCCATTACACTCTTGACACATCGCCGTTGTACGAATATTTCCGAAGGGAGTTTGTTGTGCCCTTGTCACCTTTCCAGCTCCACCACAGGTACGGCATGTGGTAAATCGCGACCCTTTTTCTATTCCTGCGCCACGGCAGGAGCTGCACTCAGTGTAGCCATCTATATGAATGTCACGCTGCACTCCGGATATACTTTCCGCAAAAGTGAGATTTACGCTTACTTTGAGATCTCTTCCTTGTTTTGGTCCTGATTTTTTCTGAAATCCCCCACCGAAAAAATTCTCAAAAATATCACTAAAGTCTTCAAAACCAAATCCGTTAGAAAACCCTTCAAATCCATGTCCGCCCCCTCCACCGCTGCCACCGAATGGACTTCCCGCCACTCCAAATTGATCGTATTGAGATTTCTTTGTGGGATCAGAGAGAATTTCATATGCCGCTTGAATCTCTTTAAATTTCTCGGCAGCATTTTTTTCTTTATTTACATCCGGATGATGCTTAGCCGCCAAACGGCGATACGCTTTTTTTATCTCCTCTGGAGATGATTCTTTCTTGAGTCCTAATACTTCGTAGAGATCCTTCATGAACTTTTTAGACAGCTCTTCCTATTCTATCTTTTTTGATATTTTTTGTCAAAGGAGGGGTGAGAGTGCTAATTTTATTCATAATTCCCCCGATAATTCGGTGCTTCCCGGGAAATAGTAATATCGTGAGGATGGCTTTCTTTAACTGCTGCACTTGTAACACGAATAAATTTCGCTTTTTGGTGAAGCTCTTCGAGGGAAGCACACCCCTGATACCCCAATGCAGATTTAAGACCTCCAACCATTTGATAGATTTCGTTCCGCACTGATCCCTTAAAGAGAATTCGTCCCTCAATTCCTTCGGGAACAAACTTTTCTTCAGACTCAACATCTCCTTGAGCATAACGTTCTTTTCCGCCTTCTTTCATCGCTGAGAGTGATCCCATTCCCCGATAGCTTTTATATGTTTTTCCATTTGCATAGATAAGTTCTCCCGGACTTTCTTCTGTCCCAGCAAAGATCGAACCAATCATGACTGCATCCGCTCCTGCAGCAAGGGCTTTTACCGCATCTCCCGAATATTTTATTCCGCCATCTGCTATGAGAGAAATCTGGAGTTTTTTTGCCTCAGCAGCGGTATCGAGTATAGCTGAAAATTGCGGCATTCCCACTCCTGAAATTATTCGCGTCGTACAAATAGACCCTGGTCCTATCCCGACTTTTACTCCATCAGCTCCTGCATCTTTTAAAAACTGTACTGCTTCTTTTGAGGCAATATTTCCTCCAATAACGACTATTTTTGGGTATTTCTTTTTGATATACCGCACTGTATCAGCAACTCCTTTTGAGTGTCCGTGCGCAGTATCAACGACAAAAAGGTCGACTTCTGCCTCTGCAAGTTTTTGTACACGTTCTTCCATATTTTTTGCTGGTCCCACTGCTGCCCCACAAAGGAGGCGTCCATCTTTATCAAGAGAAGCATCTGGAAAATCTTGTTTCCGTTCCAAGTCTCTCCGAGTAACCAAGGCTACTAAATTCCCTGATGCGGAGACAATGAGCAATTTTGAATGCTTTGATTCTTCCAGAATTTCATGAGCCCTTTCAAGTGACGTCCCTTCAGGCGCAGTAAGTAATTTCTCGGAAGGAGTCATTCTCTCTGAAACGAGAAGTTCCCCGTGACGATTAATAAAATAATCATTGGAAGTCAAGATCCCCAAGAGTTTTCCATGAAGTCTTCCGTTTTCGGTAATGGGAATTGCCTTATATCCGACATCTCTTCGAATAATATAGGCATCAGAGATTTTTGCGGTCGGAGGAAGTACCACTGGATTTTTTATGAATCCATTTTCAAATCGCTTTACGATTTTCACTTCTGCAGCCTGCTCATCGGGAGCGAGGTTTTTATGAATAATCCCAATTCCTCCAGCGAGTGCCATTTCTACAGCCATCCTTGATTCCGTAACTGTATCCATTGCCGCAGAAATGAAGGGAATTTTGAGGATGATATTCTTTGAGATACGTGTATGTACTCTCGTGTCTCGCGGAAGAACTTCAGAGTACTCAGGAATAAGAAGAACATCGTCAAACGTGAGTTTTTCCGGAAACAAAAGATGTCCTTCAGGAGAAAGAAAATTTACCTGGTTATAGAGATCCTCGCTCATAACAACGCTGTTCGATTTTTTCCCCTTGATAACAACAGTTTGCGCTCTTGCATTCTCGAGAAGATCCGCAAGGTTCCTTCGAAAATTCGATGTAGTAACAATTTTTGGAAGCATATTATTATAAAAAAGTACGATATTTTGTACATTGTATAGTACAAAATTGTTATTTGCAATAGTATTTTGTAATTTTTATTGCATTTTGTACATAAATTAAAAAAATCGTTCAAAATGGTATACGCGAAAAAAGTGCTTTTTCTTTCAAAAAACACCAAAAAAATTCACGAATTACTTTTCCAATTCTACTCTTGAAAAAGTTCTTCTATCTTCTTTTTTAAAGTGGTACCAACTGATACTCTTTCGGGAAAAAGGAGCGTGTGATTTTGAAAAAGCAATTCTACTTCTTGATCTCCTTTATACTCAGACAAGAGTTGATTCAACTTCTTCATTTTTTCCCGTGAAAATGCATCGGGAAGTGGAATTCGAAACGGCAACTCTGAAGGAGAATTCTCTTCCGTTTGTTGCCATTTTTCCTCAATTTTAATATTTTCATCAGGACTTTCTTCCTCTGGAAATGAGACTGTTTCTTCGCTTCCCGGCTCAGATTCAGACAAAAACATTTCAGGAATATTCTCCACTGATTTTGTGGAAAAGAACTCTTCATTTTCATCAAGGAATCCTTCCTTTTCCGCTTCATTTCGGACTTTTTCGAGTTCTTTTGAGGTCAGTGAATCGACGACTATTTGCCATTCTCCGTTCCTTTTCTCCGCTTTTCCCGTAAGAAACATGAACGAATCCTCTTCAAGAAATATTTGAAATCCAGCGTATGATTTTGGAAAAAGAACTGCCTCAACTTTTCCCGTCAAATCTTCAATGGTAACAATTGCCATGACCTCATTTTTTTTCGTAATGAGTTTGCGAATATTTGTACAAAGACCATGAAGAGTTATTTTATTTTTCCCATATCGAACAGAATTTGGAATGGTGGAAATTGGAACTCCTTTCGTTTCAAAAAATCGGCGCATTCCCTGGAGCGGATGACTCGAAACATAGATCCCGAGAACTTCTTTTTCCCATTTGAGCCTTTCTGAAAACTTCGCATGTGCTGTTCTTGGAAGTCGGAGTTCTTTTTTTTCAAGTGATTCTCCTGAAAAAAGAGTGTGTTGATTCTCATCACGAGGCTGAGATTCTTGTTTCGCAAACCGGAGAATTTCTTCTAAGTTTTCGATGATCTCTTTTGGATCTAAAAACTGAGAAAAAGCTCCCGCTTTTGCAAGAGATTCAATCGATTTTTTATTTATTGCTTTTGGAGAAACCCTCGAAAGAAAATCAGCGAAATTTGCAAATGGTTCACTTTCTCGTGCCTTGATAATCTCTTCTACTACACCTTGTCCCACTCCTTTTACCGCCATGAGTCCAAAACGAATCTCTTTTGATTTTGTAACGGTAAAATCTGCATTTGATTCCGTAATATCCGGAGGAAGTACCGTAATTCCAAAATGCCTCGCTTCTTCGATGTCGAGGATAACACGATCGGTATTTTCTTTATCACAGGAGAGAAGCGCAGCAAAAAATTCAGTCGGATAATGAGCTTTAAGATATGCCGTTTGATAGGTAATAAGCGCATATCCAGCCGCATGAGATCGATTAAATCCATATCCGGCAAATGGTTCAACGACTTCATCAAATATCTTCATAGCGAGTTTTTCATCATGTCCTAATTTTTTGGCGCCATCAATAAACTTTTGTCTTTGAGAAGCGAGTTCTTCTGGAATTTTTTTCCCGATAGCTCTTCTCAAAATATCTGCTTGTCCGAGAGAAAATCCAGCAAAAACTTGTGCTATTTGGAGAATTTGTTCTTGGTAAATGGCAATTCCATACGTGGGTTTTAGAATTTTTTCAAGGCTTATATGCGGATACCTGATATCTGCTTTTCCGTGTTTTCCTTTGATATAGTCGGGAATAAATTGCATTGGTCCTGGTCTGTAGAGAGAGCCCATGGCGATAATGTCTTCAAAATGTGTGGGCTTTAGCTCTTTCAAATATCTCGTCATTCCCGCTGATTCCATTTGAAAAACACCAGTTGTGGAGCCATCCGACAAGAGCTTAAAGGTCTCTTTGTCATCCATGGGAATTTGAGAAAGACTCAGATCAAGTTTTTTTGTTTTGAAGAGAATAAATTTTGCGCGTTCCAAAATCGTCAAATTTCGAAGTCCTAAAAAATCCATTTTGAGAAGTCCAAGGGCGTCGAGCGGTTTTGCAGAATATTGAGTAATAATTGTATTATCATCTTTTGGCGGATGTTGCACCGCTGTGAATTTTAAAATCGGTTCTGGAGCAATCACGACGGCACATGCGTGGACAGAAATATGTCTGACATTCCCTTCAAATTTTTTTGCATTTTCATACACCTGCCGTGCAATTTCATCATTTTGGAGCTTTAAAGCAAGCTCCGGTGATTTTTTTTCCGCTTCTTCAAGTGTTGTTCCTGGTCTTTCCGGAATCAGTTTTCCGAATTCATTCATTTCTTGAAATGGAAGTCCCATCACCCTTCCAACATCTTTTACAGCTGCTCTCGCTGCCATGGTTCCGAATGTACAAATTTGGGCAACGTGATCGCGCCCGTATTTTTCACGAACATATTCAATAACTTCATCGCGCCGATCGTCAGCAAAATCGAGATCAATATCTGGAAGAGAAATTCGCTCTGGGTTTAAAAATCTTTCAAAAAGAAGGTCGTACGTGAGCGGATCGAGATCGGTAATTTCCAAGAGATATGCCACGATCGAACCCGCCGCAGATCCTCTTCCCGGACCAACGGCAATTCCATGACTTTTCGCCCATCCCACAAAATCATGCACGATAAGAAAGTATGAATCAAATCCCATCGTTCCAATGATGTCGAGCTCGAAATTCATGCGTTTTAGCACTTCATCTTGAGATATTTGAGATGCTTTTTTTTCCGCTTCCTTTTCAAAATGATATCTTCTGGAAATTCCTTTTTCACACAAAAATCTCAGGTATTCTTTTGGAGAGGAATATCCTTCTGGAATTGGGAAATTCGGAAGCCTGTGAACTCCAAATTCAAATTCTATAGAACATTCTTCTGCAATTTTTTTGGTATTTATAAGAGCTTCTGGAAATTCAGAAAACCATTTTTCCATTTCTTCGCCGGTCACAAAAGAGAGATTGTGCTCGGTAAGACGAAATCTGTTCGGATCATTTTTAATTTGGTTGTATTGGAGACAAAGAAGCGTGTCATGCGCTTCGGCATCATCTTCCTCGACATAATAGACATCATTTGTCGCCACGAGTGGAACTCCTGTTTTTTGAGAAAGTTCATGAATTCCTTTTGTGAGAAGTTCATCCGACTCATATTTGGGGCGAAAGAGCATTTCGAGATATACATCTTTCCCAAAAATGCTCTGATACTTTTGAAGCGCTTTTTCCGCTTCTTTTTCATTTCCATTCACGAGATGAAAAGAAACTTCGCTATTCACTCTTGGAAGAATCGCAAGAATCCCCTCCGAATATTCTCGGAGAAGTTCCATGTCGACTCGAGGTCTATAATACATTCCTGTCAAAAATCCTTCGGAAGAAAGTTTGAGGAGATTCTCATATCCCGTCATATTTTTGGCGAGAAGAATGAGCTGAAATCGCTGATTATCAATTCCTGGCTCTTTATCGAATCGACTGCGAAAAGCCATAAAGACTTCACACCCGAGAATCGGTTTTATTCCATTT belongs to Candidatus Peregrinibacteria bacterium and includes:
- the dnaJ gene encoding molecular chaperone DnaJ, coding for MKDLYEVLGLKKESSPEEIKKAYRRLAAKHHPDVNKEKNAAEKFKEIQAAYEILSDPTKKSQYDQFGVAGSPFGGSGGGGGHGFEGFSNGFGFEDFSDIFENFFGGGFQKKSGPKQGRDLKVSVNLTFAESISGVQRDIHIDGYTECSSCRGAGIEKGSRFTTCRTCGGAGKVTRAQQTPFGNIRTTAMCQECNGEGRIPEKPCSKCSGAGRIWEKRTLKVNIPRGVYDGALLRLSQKGEAGERGAHDGDLLVAVSVAESRDFVREGDNILSTVSIHVLQAILGDEVSIKTVYGEEKIKIPAGTQSGKELRIRGKGAPRLGTNAHGDHIVTITVEIPQKLNSQERGHYEALAKEAKLHLREKGFFEKLF
- the guaB gene encoding IMP dehydrogenase: MSEDLYNQVNFLSPEGHLLFPEKLTFDDVLLIPEYSEVLPRDTRVHTRISKNIILKIPFISAAMDTVTESRMAVEMALAGGIGIIHKNLAPDEQAAEVKIVKRFENGFIKNPVVLPPTAKISDAYIIRRDVGYKAIPITENGRLHGKLLGILTSNDYFINRHGELLVSERMTPSEKLLTAPEGTSLERAHEILEESKHSKLLIVSASGNLVALVTRRDLERKQDFPDASLDKDGRLLCGAAVGPAKNMEERVQKLAEAEVDLFVVDTAHGHSKGVADTVRYIKKKYPKIVVIGGNIASKEAVQFLKDAGADGVKVGIGPGSICTTRIISGVGMPQFSAILDTAAEAKKLQISLIADGGIKYSGDAVKALAAGADAVMIGSIFAGTEESPGELIYANGKTYKSYRGMGSLSAMKEGGKERYAQGDVESEEKFVPEGIEGRILFKGSVRNEIYQMVGGLKSALGYQGCASLEELHQKAKFIRVTSAAVKESHPHDITISREAPNYRGNYE
- the dnaE gene encoding DNA polymerase III subunit alpha — its product is MSDFVHLHVHSHYSLLDGLGKVEDYVKKAKKLGMKAIALTDKGNVYGLIDHYKACKENGIKPILGCEVFMAFRSRFDKEPGIDNQRFQLILLAKNMTGYENLLKLSSEGFLTGMYYRPRVDMELLREYSEGILAILPRVNSEVSFHLVNGNEKEAEKALQKYQSIFGKDVYLEMLFRPKYESDELLTKGIHELSQKTGVPLVATNDVYYVEEDDAEAHDTLLCLQYNQIKNDPNRFRLTEHNLSFVTGEEMEKWFSEFPEALINTKKIAEECSIEFEFGVHRLPNFPIPEGYSSPKEYLRFLCEKGISRRYHFEKEAEKKASQISQDEVLKRMNFELDIIGTMGFDSYFLIVHDFVGWAKSHGIAVGPGRGSAAGSIVAYLLEITDLDPLTYDLLFERFLNPERISLPDIDLDFADDRRDEVIEYVREKYGRDHVAQICTFGTMAARAAVKDVGRVMGLPFQEMNEFGKLIPERPGTTLEEAEKKSPELALKLQNDEIARQVYENAKKFEGNVRHISVHACAVVIAPEPILKFTAVQHPPKDDNTIITQYSAKPLDALGLLKMDFLGLRNLTILERAKFILFKTKKLDLSLSQIPMDDKETFKLLSDGSTTGVFQMESAGMTRYLKELKPTHFEDIIAMGSLYRPGPMQFIPDYIKGKHGKADIRYPHISLEKILKPTYGIAIYQEQILQIAQVFAGFSLGQADILRRAIGKKIPEELASQRQKFIDGAKKLGHDEKLAMKIFDEVVEPFAGYGFNRSHAAGYALITYQTAYLKAHYPTEFFAALLSCDKENTDRVILDIEEARHFGITVLPPDITESNADFTVTKSKEIRFGLMAVKGVGQGVVEEIIKARESEPFANFADFLSRVSPKAINKKSIESLAKAGAFSQFLDPKEIIENLEEILRFAKQESQPRDENQHTLFSGESLEKKELRLPRTAHAKFSERLKWEKEVLGIYVSSHPLQGMRRFFETKGVPISTIPNSVRYGKNKITLHGLCTNIRKLITKKNEVMAIVTIEDLTGKVEAVLFPKSYAGFQIFLEEDSFMFLTGKAEKRNGEWQIVVDSLTSKELEKVRNEAEKEGFLDENEEFFSTKSVENIPEMFLSESEPGSEETVSFPEEESPDENIKIEEKWQQTEENSPSELPFRIPLPDAFSREKMKKLNQLLSEYKGDQEVELLFQNHTLLFPERVSVGTTLKKKIEELFQE